The proteins below are encoded in one region of Nitrospirota bacterium:
- the coaE gene encoding dephospho-CoA kinase (Dephospho-CoA kinase (CoaE) performs the final step in coenzyme A biosynthesis.), translated as MIVIGLTGGVATGKSTVAKMFQQCGAVVIDADLLARQVVGPDKPAWRAIVNTFGKTILNPDRSLNRHALGVIVFRHPAKRLVLEAIIHPRVAREQARLTKQAARTDPRAVVIYDVPLLFEAGIDKRVDQTIVVTADRTAQVSRLKKRNGLSRAEALHRIKSQMPLAKKVRRADHVLDGTLPRPTLRKHVSQLFTRLRLLA; from the coding sequence ATGATTGTGATCGGCCTCACAGGCGGCGTCGCTACCGGCAAAAGCACCGTCGCCAAGATGTTCCAGCAATGCGGCGCGGTCGTGATCGATGCCGATCTGCTGGCGCGGCAGGTCGTCGGGCCAGACAAACCGGCCTGGCGAGCCATCGTCAACACGTTCGGCAAGACCATCCTCAATCCTGACCGCAGCCTCAATCGCCACGCGCTCGGAGTCATCGTCTTTCGCCATCCAGCGAAACGCCTGGTGCTGGAAGCCATCATTCACCCCCGCGTCGCCCGCGAGCAAGCCAGGCTGACGAAACAGGCCGCACGAACAGACCCTCGGGCGGTGGTGATCTACGACGTACCGCTCCTCTTTGAAGCCGGCATCGACAAGCGAGTTGACCAGACCATCGTCGTCACAGCAGACCGAACGGCCCAGGTTTCCCGTCTCAAAAAACGAAACGGCCTCTCCCGCGCCGAAGCCCTGCACCGCATCAAGAGCCAAATGCCCTTGGCCAAGAAAGTCCGGCGAGCGGACCACGTGCTGGATGGAACCCTCCCTCGTCCCACGCTCCGCAAGCACGTCAGCCAGTTATTCACGCGCCTGCGCCTGCTCGCGTAA
- the trxB gene encoding thioredoxin-disulfide reductase, translated as MRNVVIIGSGPAGLTAAIYAARANLSPLLIEGWQSGGQLTTTTEVENYPGFAKSIMGPELMKEMRAQAERFGTEFLTGEATAVELARRPFTLTIDAEQTLQTKTLIIATGASAIQIGLKNEARLTGHGVSTCATCDGFFFKGKELIVVGGGDSAMEEATFLTKFASKLTVVHRRDKLRASKVLQDRAMKNEKIAFLWNSAVEDILGADVVTGVSVKNLVTGKVAEVPCAGVFVAIGHRPNTALFNGQLDLDAKGYIHTTEGSATSVPGVFAAGDVQDSKYRQAVTAAGSGCMAAIDAERFLESGSHNL; from the coding sequence ATGCGCAACGTCGTCATCATCGGCTCAGGGCCTGCCGGACTCACTGCCGCAATCTATGCAGCGCGGGCAAATCTCTCCCCCCTGCTCATCGAAGGCTGGCAATCGGGCGGGCAACTGACCACCACGACCGAAGTCGAGAACTACCCGGGCTTTGCCAAAAGCATCATGGGCCCTGAACTGATGAAAGAGATGCGGGCGCAGGCAGAACGATTCGGCACGGAGTTCCTGACCGGCGAAGCTACAGCGGTTGAGCTCGCGCGAAGGCCCTTCACCCTCACGATCGACGCCGAACAGACCCTACAGACCAAAACCCTCATCATTGCGACCGGCGCGTCGGCCATTCAAATCGGCTTGAAGAACGAAGCGCGCCTCACGGGGCACGGCGTCTCTACCTGCGCCACTTGCGACGGATTCTTCTTCAAGGGCAAGGAGCTGATCGTCGTCGGCGGCGGCGACAGTGCGATGGAGGAAGCCACCTTCCTCACTAAATTCGCCAGCAAGCTCACCGTGGTCCATCGCCGTGACAAACTCCGCGCGTCGAAGGTCCTCCAGGATCGCGCGATGAAAAACGAAAAGATTGCCTTCCTCTGGAACTCCGCCGTCGAAGATATTCTGGGCGCCGATGTGGTGACAGGCGTGAGCGTGAAAAACCTTGTGACCGGCAAGGTCGCAGAGGTGCCGTGCGCCGGAGTCTTCGTCGCGATCGGGCACCGCCCCAATACCGCTCTGTTCAACGGCCAATTAGACCTGGATGCCAAAGGTTACATCCACACGACAGAGGGAAGCGCCACAAGCGTGCCAGGTGTCTTCGCCGCCGGCGATGTGCAGGATTCAAAGTACCGGCAAGCCGTCACCGCCGCCGGCTCAGGCTGCATGGCCGCCATCGACGCCGAGCGCTTTCTAGAATCGGGCAGTCATAACCTCTAA
- the thiI gene encoding tRNA 4-thiouridine(8) synthase ThiI → MRCAIVHYHEIALKGRNREYFEERLVRNIQWMLKDLGVKRVENLRSRIRVVLPDGIPDQTIIERLTKVFGIANFSLAHGLPLDLAHPDLGALSQAVIESLQSESFSTFRVSAKRADKRLTLTSMEVARDVGAAVCDATGKKVSLKDPDLTVYLELLSKEAYYSIKKIQGPGGMPVGVSGKVACLISGGIDSPVAAYRMMKRGCRALFVHFSGRPLVSRASEEKVRELVQLLTAHQYTSKLYVIPFGEIQRDIVASAPAPYRVVLYRRVMIRIAQELAKQEHCWGLVTGDSLGQVASQTPENLTVIEEAAELPLLRPLIGMDKLEITDQAEQIGSFAISIEPDQDCCSLFTPPHPSTKTRLEDILRIEQMFDIDALVKQGLDKAELSQFTFPQ, encoded by the coding sequence ATGCGCTGCGCCATCGTCCATTACCACGAAATCGCCCTCAAGGGCCGCAACCGCGAATATTTCGAAGAGCGGCTCGTGCGCAATATCCAATGGATGCTGAAGGACCTCGGCGTCAAACGCGTCGAAAATCTCCGCAGCCGGATTCGCGTGGTCCTGCCAGACGGGATTCCGGACCAGACCATCATCGAGCGGCTCACCAAAGTCTTCGGGATCGCCAACTTTTCGCTCGCCCATGGGTTGCCGCTCGACCTGGCCCACCCGGACCTGGGAGCGCTCAGCCAGGCAGTCATCGAATCGCTCCAATCAGAATCCTTTTCCACCTTTCGCGTCTCGGCGAAACGGGCCGACAAACGTTTGACGCTCACCTCCATGGAAGTCGCGCGGGACGTCGGCGCCGCTGTCTGTGACGCAACCGGCAAGAAAGTCAGCCTGAAGGATCCCGACCTCACGGTCTATCTCGAACTGCTCTCCAAAGAAGCCTACTACTCGATCAAAAAGATTCAGGGGCCTGGCGGAATGCCGGTGGGGGTCAGCGGAAAGGTCGCCTGCTTGATTTCCGGAGGGATCGATTCTCCGGTCGCAGCCTATCGCATGATGAAGCGAGGATGCCGGGCCCTCTTCGTCCACTTCTCCGGCCGCCCTCTCGTGAGTCGCGCCTCGGAAGAGAAAGTTCGTGAACTGGTGCAGCTCCTCACGGCCCATCAATACACGTCGAAACTCTACGTCATTCCGTTCGGGGAGATTCAACGGGACATTGTGGCGAGCGCGCCAGCCCCCTATCGCGTGGTGCTCTACCGGCGCGTCATGATCCGCATTGCGCAGGAGTTAGCCAAACAAGAACATTGTTGGGGACTGGTCACGGGCGATAGCTTGGGGCAGGTGGCGTCGCAGACACCGGAAAATCTGACGGTCATCGAAGAGGCTGCAGAGCTGCCTCTCTTACGGCCGCTGATCGGCATGGACAAACTGGAGATCACCGACCAGGCAGAGCAGATCGGCAGCTTCGCCATCTCGATCGAGCCGGATCAAGATTGCTGCTCGCTCTTTACCCCACCCCACCCCAGCACAAAAACCAGACTCGAGGACATTCTGAGAATCGAACAAATGTTCGACATCGACGCGCTAGTAAAGCAAGGCCTCGACAAAGCTGAATTGTCCCAATTCACCTTCCCCCAGTAG